The genomic segment TCATTGCTTTCTATTGTGTAGTTTCCAACTGAATCCAGCAGGTTTTCCAGCCAGAAATTAACTGTTTCAAAATATTTGCTCATTTTTCCTCCAATAATTTTGTATTTTTAATCGTATATTTTTATCATTTTATCTATTTATTTTATAAACTCTATATTTAAAAATCCCTTATTTTATAATATTCCAAGCCATTCCCTTTTTTCAAGTATTTCTATGTGGATGTCCTTTGCCCTCAATCTTTCGATTACCTTATCCATATCATCAGTAAAATAGGAATTTGTAATTATTTTTATTAGTCCATTGTTATTGTCAAGTGTTCTGACATTTCCTAAACCGTCATATGCTTCAACAATTTTATTAATAAAATCAATATGTTCTTTCCTAGTCTGAATTATATATTCCCAACTTTTCAATTTTCTACTCCGTTTCCTCTGCAGTTTTTTCCTTCTTTAATTCATCTATCAGATTTATAAATTCCTGAACAGAAAATTCCTCTGTTCTTGCAAGTCTTGTTTTTCCCAGTTTTTCAAGAATATCTCCTGTCACTTCCTTGCTGTATCCTTCTCCCGACAAATTATTTGCGATACTCTTTCTTTTATTGGAAAAAGCTGTCTTCAGATATTTAAAATATTCCTCTTCAGAAATCTGTTTTGCATATCTCTCATCATCAAACATTTTGATTTTTAAAAATGCAGAATCCACCTTAGGAACAGGAGTAAATTTCTCCTTAGGAACAGTAAAAAGA from the Leptotrichia sp. oral taxon 215 str. W9775 genome contains:
- a CDS encoding DUF4911 domain-containing protein; this translates as MKSWEYIIQTRKEHIDFINKIVEAYDGLGNVRTLDNNNGLIKIITNSYFTDDMDKVIERLRAKDIHIEILEKREWLGIL